In one Pseudomonas sp. Bout1 genomic region, the following are encoded:
- a CDS encoding MBL fold metallo-hydrolase — protein MSALIQSFLDEASSTYTYVVYETDGGQCAIVDSVLNYDPASGRTGTGQADQVIAFVREHGLQVQWLLETHAHADHLSAAPYLRRQLGGKIAIGQSISKVQGVFKNLFNLEPEFRVDGSQFDQLFAPDEVFHIGNLKAQALHVPGHTPADMAYLIEDQLILVGDTLFMPDVGTARCDFPGGDARQLYASMRTLLAFPPQTRLYVCHDYPPEGRAAKCLTTVAEQRAGNIHVHDGVDEAAFVEMRTTRDAGLGMPTLLLPAIQVNVRAGVMPPAEENGVVYLKIPLNQL, from the coding sequence ATGTCAGCGTTGATTCAATCCTTTCTGGACGAGGCGTCGTCGACCTACACCTACGTCGTCTATGAAACGGACGGTGGCCAGTGTGCCATCGTTGATTCGGTGCTCAATTACGACCCGGCCTCCGGGCGTACCGGTACTGGCCAGGCTGACCAGGTGATCGCGTTTGTGCGCGAGCATGGTTTGCAAGTGCAGTGGTTGCTTGAGACCCATGCCCATGCGGATCACCTGTCGGCGGCGCCGTATTTGCGTCGTCAGTTGGGCGGCAAGATCGCAATTGGCCAGTCCATCAGCAAGGTGCAGGGGGTGTTCAAGAACCTGTTCAACCTGGAGCCGGAGTTTCGGGTGGACGGGTCGCAGTTCGACCAGCTGTTTGCGCCGGATGAGGTGTTTCATATCGGCAACCTGAAGGCCCAGGCGCTGCATGTGCCGGGGCATACGCCGGCGGACATGGCTTACCTGATTGAAGACCAACTGATTCTAGTGGGCGACACGCTGTTCATGCCGGATGTGGGCACGGCGCGCTGCGATTTCCCAGGTGGTGATGCGCGCCAGCTTTACGCGTCGATGCGCACGTTGTTGGCCTTCCCGCCGCAAACCCGGTTGTATGTGTGCCATGACTACCCGCCTGAAGGCCGCGCGGCCAAGTGCCTGACCACGGTGGCGGAACAGCGGGCGGGCAATATTCATGTGCATGACGGGGTGGATGAGGCCGCGTTTGTCGAGATGCGTACCACGCGGGATGCCGGGTTGGGCATGCCGACATTGTTGCTGCCGGCGATTCAGGTGAATGTGCGGGCCGGGGTGATGCCGCCGGCGGAGGAGAATGGGGTGGTTTACCTGAAGATTCCGCTTAATCAACTTTGA
- the bkdR gene encoding Bkd operon transcriptional regulator BkdR: MRKLDRIDIGILNALQENARITNADLARSVNLSPTPCFNRVKAMEELGLIRDQVTLLDADLLGLHVNVFIHVSLEKQNELALQQFEGAISDRPEVMECYLMAGDPDYLIRVLVPTIQSLERFMMDFLTKVPGVANIRSSFALKQVRYKTALPLPANGINLG, translated from the coding sequence ATGCGCAAACTGGACCGTATCGATATCGGCATTCTGAACGCCCTTCAGGAGAACGCCCGCATCACCAACGCCGACCTGGCCCGCTCGGTCAACCTGTCGCCCACGCCGTGTTTCAACCGGGTCAAGGCGATGGAAGAATTGGGCCTGATTCGCGACCAGGTAACGCTGCTGGACGCCGACCTGCTGGGGCTGCACGTCAATGTGTTCATCCACGTCAGCCTGGAAAAGCAGAACGAATTGGCCTTGCAGCAATTTGAAGGGGCGATTTCGGATCGCCCCGAAGTGATGGAGTGCTACCTGATGGCCGGCGACCCCGATTATCTGATTCGGGTGCTGGTGCCGACCATCCAGTCTTTGGAGCGCTTCATGATGGACTTCCTGACCAAAGTCCCGGGTGTCGCCAACATCCGCTCCAGCTTTGCCCTCAAGCAAGTGCGCTACAAAACCGCGCTGCCGCTACCGGCCAATGGCATCAACCTCGGTTAA
- a CDS encoding 3-methyl-2-oxobutanoate dehydrogenase (2-methylpropanoyl-transferring) subunit alpha codes for MTQQYEPLRLHVPEPSGRPGCKTDFTYLRLTDAGTVRKPPIDVEPADTADLAKGLIRVLDDQGQALGPWAEGVPVEILRKGMRAMLKTRIFDNRMVVAQRQKKMSFYMQSLGEEAIGSAQALALNIDDMCFPTYRQQSILMAREVPLVDLICQLLSNERDPLKGRQLPIMYSVKDFGFFTISGNLATQFVQGVGWGMASAIKGDTKIASAWIGDGATAESDFHTALTFAHVYRAPVILNVVNNQWAISTFQAIAGGEATTFAGRGVGCGIASLRVDGNDFVAVYAASAWAAERARRNLGPTLIEWVTYRAGPHSTSDDPSKYRPADDWSHFPLGDPIARLKQHLIKIGQWSEEEHAAVSAELEAEVIKAQKEAEQYGTLAGGQIPSAATMFEDVYKEMPEHLKRQRQELGV; via the coding sequence ATGACTCAGCAGTATGAACCACTGCGCCTGCACGTTCCCGAACCCTCGGGCCGCCCAGGCTGCAAGACCGACTTTACCTACCTGCGCCTGACTGACGCAGGTACGGTGCGCAAACCCCCAATCGACGTAGAACCCGCCGACACCGCCGACCTGGCCAAAGGCCTGATTCGCGTGCTCGACGATCAGGGCCAGGCCCTCGGACCATGGGCTGAAGGCGTGCCAGTCGAGATTCTGCGCAAGGGCATGCGCGCCATGCTCAAGACGCGGATCTTCGACAACCGCATGGTGGTCGCCCAGCGTCAGAAAAAAATGTCGTTCTACATGCAAAGCCTCGGCGAAGAAGCCATCGGCAGCGCCCAGGCCCTGGCCTTGAACATCGACGACATGTGCTTCCCCACCTACCGCCAGCAAAGCATCCTGATGGCCCGCGAAGTGCCGCTGGTAGACCTGATCTGCCAACTGCTGTCCAACGAGCGCGACCCGCTCAAGGGCCGCCAGTTGCCGATCATGTACTCGGTAAAAGACTTCGGTTTCTTCACGATTTCCGGCAACCTCGCCACCCAATTCGTCCAGGGCGTGGGCTGGGGCATGGCCTCGGCCATCAAGGGCGATACCAAGATCGCCTCGGCCTGGATCGGCGACGGCGCCACCGCTGAATCCGACTTCCACACCGCCCTCACCTTCGCCCACGTGTATCGCGCGCCGGTAATTCTCAACGTGGTGAACAACCAGTGGGCGATCTCCACCTTCCAGGCCATCGCCGGCGGTGAAGCCACCACCTTTGCCGGACGCGGCGTGGGTTGCGGCATCGCCTCGCTGCGGGTCGACGGCAACGACTTTGTCGCGGTGTACGCCGCCTCTGCCTGGGCCGCCGAACGCGCCCGCCGTAACCTGGGGCCAACGCTGATCGAGTGGGTGACCTACCGCGCCGGCCCGCACTCCACCTCCGATGACCCGTCCAAATACCGTCCCGCCGACGACTGGAGTCACTTCCCGCTGGGCGACCCGATCGCCCGCCTCAAGCAGCACCTGATCAAGATTGGCCAGTGGTCCGAAGAGGAACACGCGGCGGTCAGTGCCGAGCTGGAAGCCGAAGTGATCAAGGCCCAGAAAGAAGCCGAACAGTACGGCACCCTGGCCGGTGGCCAGATTCCAAGCGCCGCGACCATGTTCGAAGACGTTTATAAAGAGATGCCGGAGCACTTGAAGCGCCAGCGTCAAGAGTTGGGGGTCTGA
- a CDS encoding alpha-ketoacid dehydrogenase subunit beta: MNDHNNNIQLETAMTTTTMTMIQALRSAMDVMLERDDNVVVFGQDVGYFGGVFRCTEGLQNKYGTSRVFDAPISESGIVGVAVGMGAYGLRPVAEIQFADYVYPATDQIISEAARLRYRSAGQFTAPLTMRMPCGGGIYGGQTHSQSIEAVFTQVCGLRTVMPSNPYDAKGLLIASIENDDPVIFLEPKRLYNGPFDGHHDRPVTPWSKHPQAQVPDGYYTVPLDVAAIARPGKDVTILTYGTTVYVSQVAAEETGIDAEVIDLRSLWPLDLETIVNSVKKTRRCVIVHEATRTCGFGAELVALVQEHCFHYLEAPIERVTGWDTPYPHAQEWAYFPGPTRVGAALHRVMEV, translated from the coding sequence ATGAACGATCACAACAACAATATCCAGCTGGAAACCGCCATGACCACCACGACCATGACCATGATCCAGGCCTTGCGCTCGGCCATGGATGTGATGCTTGAGCGCGACGACAACGTGGTGGTGTTCGGCCAGGACGTCGGTTACTTCGGCGGCGTGTTCCGTTGCACCGAGGGTTTGCAGAACAAGTACGGCACCTCGCGGGTGTTTGACGCGCCGATCTCCGAAAGCGGGATCGTCGGCGTGGCGGTGGGCATGGGCGCCTATGGCCTGCGGCCGGTGGCCGAGATTCAGTTTGCCGACTACGTGTACCCCGCCACCGACCAGATCATTTCCGAAGCCGCACGCCTGCGTTATCGCTCGGCCGGCCAGTTCACGGCACCGCTGACCATGCGCATGCCTTGCGGCGGTGGCATCTACGGTGGCCAGACCCACAGCCAGAGTATTGAGGCGGTGTTCACCCAGGTCTGCGGCCTGCGCACGGTGATGCCGTCCAACCCTTACGACGCCAAGGGCCTGCTGATCGCTTCCATCGAAAACGATGACCCGGTGATCTTCCTCGAACCCAAGCGCCTGTATAACGGCCCGTTCGACGGCCACCACGACCGCCCGGTAACCCCGTGGTCGAAACACCCGCAAGCGCAAGTGCCGGACGGTTACTACACCGTGCCACTGGACGTGGCTGCCATCGCCCGCCCAGGCAAGGACGTGACCATCCTTACCTACGGCACCACCGTGTATGTGTCGCAAGTCGCCGCTGAAGAAACCGGCATCGATGCCGAAGTCATCGACCTGCGCAGCCTGTGGCCGCTGGACCTGGAAACCATCGTCAACTCCGTGAAGAAAACCCGCCGCTGCGTGATCGTTCACGAAGCCACCCGTACCTGCGGGTTCGGCGCCGAGCTGGTGGCGCTGGTGCAGGAGCATTGCTTCCACTACCTGGAAGCGCCGATCGAGCGCGTCACCGGCTGGGACACCCCCTACCCGCACGCGCAAGAGTGGGCGTATTTCCCTGGCCCGACCCGAGTGGGCGCGGCTTTGCATCGGGTTATGGAGGTCTGA
- a CDS encoding dihydrolipoamide acetyltransferase family protein: MGTHVIKMPDIGEGIAEVELSVWHVKVGDLVVEDQVLADVMTDKAMVDIPSPVHGKVISLGGEPGEVMAVGSVLISIEVEGAGNTKESALSAVVEELAPAPATKVEAKAAPVVEPKPAAKPAVAATQSPVAREVDDRPLASPAVRKHALDAGIQLRLVQGSGPAGRILHEDLDAYLLQGPAQNSSASNPYAERNDEQQIPVIGMRRKIAQRMQDATRRAAHFSYVEEIDVTALDELRVHLNEKHGATRGKLTLLPFLVRAMVVALRDYPQINARYDDEAQVITRLGAVHVGVATQSDIGLMVPVVRHAEARNLWGTAEEINRLANAARTGKASRDELSGSSITLTSLGALGGIVSTPVLNLPEVAIVGVNRIVERPMVIKGQIVIRKMMNLSSSFDHRVVDGMDAAQFIQAIRGLLEQPASLFLE, encoded by the coding sequence ATGGGCACGCACGTTATCAAGATGCCGGACATTGGCGAAGGCATCGCAGAAGTTGAATTGTCGGTGTGGCACGTCAAGGTCGGCGACCTGGTGGTAGAAGACCAGGTGCTGGCGGATGTGATGACCGACAAGGCCATGGTGGACATTCCTTCGCCGGTGCACGGCAAGGTGATTTCCCTCGGCGGCGAGCCCGGCGAAGTCATGGCGGTTGGCAGCGTCTTGATCAGTATCGAAGTGGAAGGCGCCGGCAATACCAAAGAATCGGCATTGTCTGCAGTGGTTGAAGAGCTTGCACCTGCTCCGGCCACGAAAGTTGAAGCCAAGGCCGCGCCGGTGGTTGAACCCAAACCGGCCGCCAAGCCTGCAGTAGCAGCGACGCAATCGCCCGTGGCCCGCGAGGTCGACGACCGCCCGCTGGCCTCCCCGGCCGTGCGCAAACATGCGCTGGATGCTGGCATCCAGCTACGACTGGTGCAGGGTTCCGGCCCAGCCGGCCGGATTCTGCATGAAGATCTGGACGCTTACTTGCTCCAGGGTCCGGCGCAAAATTCCAGTGCCTCCAACCCTTACGCCGAACGCAACGACGAGCAGCAGATTCCGGTGATCGGCATGCGCCGCAAGATCGCCCAGCGCATGCAGGACGCCACCCGGCGCGCCGCGCATTTCAGCTATGTGGAAGAGATCGACGTCACCGCCCTCGACGAGTTGCGCGTGCACCTCAATGAGAAACACGGCGCCACCCGTGGCAAGTTGACCCTGCTGCCGTTCCTGGTACGGGCCATGGTCGTCGCATTGCGCGACTACCCGCAGATCAACGCGCGTTACGACGACGAAGCCCAGGTCATCACCCGCCTCGGTGCCGTGCACGTGGGCGTCGCCACCCAGAGCGATATCGGCCTGATGGTGCCGGTGGTACGTCACGCCGAAGCCCGCAACCTGTGGGGCACGGCAGAAGAGATCAACCGCTTGGCCAACGCTGCGCGCACTGGCAAGGCCAGTCGCGATGAGCTGTCGGGTTCAAGCATTACCCTGACCAGCCTGGGCGCGCTGGGCGGGATTGTCAGCACACCGGTGCTGAACCTGCCGGAAGTGGCCATCGTCGGGGTCAACCGCATTGTCGAGCGGCCGATGGTGATCAAGGGCCAGATCGTGATCCGCAAGATGATGAACCTCTCCAGCTCCTTCGATCACCGGGTGGTCGATGGCATGGACGCGGCGCAATTCATCCAGGCCATCCGTGGCCTGCTCGAACAACCCGCCAGCCTGTTCCTGGAGTAA
- the lpdA gene encoding dihydrolipoyl dehydrogenase: MSQTLHTTLLIIGGGPGGYVAAIRAGQLGIPTILVEGQSLGGTCLNIGCIPSKALIHVAEQFQQTVHHSQGSPLGIEVDVPTLDIGKSVEWKDAIVDRLTTGVAALLKKHKVQVIQGWAKVVDGKTVDVGDQRIQCEHLLLATGSKSVNLPMLPIGGPIISSTEALAPKRIPKRLIVVGGGYIGLELGIAYRKLGAEVSVVEAQDRILPAYDAELTQPVAESLKQLGVKVFLKHSVTGFEHNTLQVRDPSGETLTLETDQVLVAVGRKPNTQGWNLETLNLDMNGSAIKIDSRCQTSMRNVWAIGDLSGEPMLAHRAMAQGEMVAELISGKSREFNPAAIPAVCFTDPELVVVGKTPDEAKAAGLDCIVSSFPFAANGRAMTLESKTGFVRVVARRDNHLIVGWQAVGVGVSELSTAFGLSLEMGSRLEDVAGTIHAHPTLGEAVQEAALRALGHALHL; encoded by the coding sequence ATGTCTCAAACATTGCACACCACGCTGCTGATCATCGGCGGCGGGCCTGGCGGTTATGTAGCAGCGATTCGCGCTGGCCAGTTGGGTATCCCGACCATTCTCGTGGAAGGCCAGTCGCTGGGCGGCACCTGCCTGAACATCGGCTGCATTCCGTCCAAGGCACTGATCCATGTCGCCGAACAATTCCAGCAAACCGTGCACCACAGCCAGGGTTCACCGCTGGGCATCGAGGTCGATGTGCCGACCCTGGACATCGGCAAAAGCGTTGAATGGAAAGACGCCATCGTTGACCGCCTGACCACCGGCGTCGCCGCGCTGCTTAAAAAGCACAAGGTCCAGGTGATTCAAGGCTGGGCCAAGGTTGTGGACGGCAAGACCGTCGACGTCGGCGACCAACGCATCCAGTGCGAACACCTGCTGCTGGCCACCGGGTCGAAAAGCGTCAACCTGCCGATGCTGCCGATTGGCGGGCCGATCATCTCCTCCACCGAAGCCCTGGCGCCCAAGCGCATTCCTAAACGCCTGATCGTGGTCGGTGGTGGCTACATCGGCCTGGAGCTGGGGATTGCCTATCGCAAGCTCGGCGCCGAGGTCAGCGTGGTCGAGGCGCAGGACCGGATCCTGCCGGCCTACGACGCTGAACTGACCCAACCGGTGGCCGAATCCCTCAAGCAACTGGGAGTGAAGGTATTTTTGAAACACAGCGTCACCGGCTTTGAGCACAACACCCTGCAAGTGCGTGACCCCAGCGGCGAGACGCTGACGCTTGAAACCGACCAGGTGCTGGTTGCCGTTGGTCGAAAACCCAACACCCAGGGCTGGAACCTCGAAACCTTGAACCTGGACATGAACGGCTCGGCGATCAAGATCGACAGCCGTTGCCAGACCAGCATGCGCAACGTGTGGGCGATCGGCGACCTCAGCGGTGAGCCGATGCTCGCCCACCGCGCCATGGCCCAAGGCGAGATGGTCGCCGAACTGATCAGCGGCAAATCCCGCGAATTCAACCCGGCCGCGATCCCGGCCGTGTGCTTCACCGACCCGGAACTGGTGGTGGTCGGCAAGACCCCGGACGAAGCCAAGGCCGCAGGCCTGGACTGCATCGTCTCGAGCTTCCCGTTCGCCGCCAACGGCCGGGCCATGACCCTGGAGTCGAAAACCGGCTTCGTGCGGGTAGTGGCGCGGCGCGACAATCACCTGATCGTCGGTTGGCAAGCGGTCGGTGTGGGCGTCTCGGAATTGTCCACGGCCTTCGGCCTGAGCTTGGAGATGGGCTCGCGCCTGGAAGACGTGGCGGGCACCATCCACGCCCACCCGACCCTCGGCGAAGCGGTACAAGAAGCGGCGCTACGGGCCCTGGGGCATGCATTGCACCTTTGA
- a CDS encoding branched-chain amino acid aminotransferase, with translation MGNESINWDKLGFDYIKTDKRFLQTWKDGAWQEGTLTDDNVLHISEGSTALHYGQQCFEGLKAYRCKDGSINLFRPDQNAARMQRSCGRLLMPQVPTETFIEACKDVVRANERFIPPYGTGGALYLRPFVIGTGDNIGVRTAPEFIFSIFCIPVGAYFKGGLTPHNFLISGYDRAAPNGTGAAKVGGNYAASLMPGSLAKKANFADCIYLDPATHSKIEEVGSANFFGITHDNKFVTPNSPSVLPGITRLSLIELAKSRLGLEVVEGDVLIDKLSDFKEAGACGTAAVITPIGGIEYKDKLHVFYSEKEVGPVTQQLYKELTGVQSGDVEAPEGWIVKV, from the coding sequence ATGGGTAACGAAAGCATCAATTGGGACAAGCTGGGTTTTGACTACATCAAGACCGACAAGCGTTTCCTCCAGACCTGGAAAGACGGCGCCTGGCAAGAAGGCACCCTGACCGACGACAACGTGCTGCACATCAGCGAGGGCTCCACCGCCCTGCACTACGGCCAGCAATGCTTCGAAGGCCTCAAGGCCTACCGCTGCAAGGACGGTTCGATCAACCTGTTCCGCCCGGACCAGAACGCAGCGCGCATGCAGCGCAGCTGTGGCCGCCTGCTGATGCCACAAGTGCCGACCGAGACCTTCATCGAAGCCTGCAAGGACGTGGTCCGCGCCAACGAGCGGTTCATCCCGCCGTACGGCACTGGCGGCGCGCTGTACCTGCGCCCGTTCGTGATCGGCACCGGCGACAACATCGGCGTGCGTACTGCGCCGGAGTTCATCTTCTCGATCTTCTGCATCCCGGTAGGCGCCTACTTCAAGGGCGGCCTGACCCCGCACAACTTCCTGATCTCCGGTTACGACCGTGCAGCTCCCAACGGCACCGGTGCGGCCAAGGTCGGTGGCAACTACGCCGCCAGCCTGATGCCTGGTTCTTTGGCGAAAAAAGCCAACTTCGCCGACTGCATCTACCTCGACCCGGCCACCCACTCGAAGATCGAAGAAGTCGGCTCGGCCAACTTCTTCGGGATCACCCACGACAACAAGTTCGTCACCCCGAACTCACCGTCGGTGTTGCCGGGCATCACCCGCCTGTCGCTGATCGAGCTGGCCAAATCGCGGCTGGGCCTGGAAGTGGTTGAAGGCGACGTGCTGATCGACAAGCTGTCGGACTTCAAGGAAGCCGGCGCCTGCGGCACCGCAGCCGTGATCACCCCGATCGGCGGCATCGAGTACAAAGACAAGCTGCACGTGTTCTACAGCGAAAAAGAAGTCGGCCCGGTCACCCAGCAGCTCTACAAAGAGCTGACCGGCGTGCAATCCGGCGACGTCGAAGCGCCTGAAGGCTGGATCGTCAAAGTCTAA
- a CDS encoding GNAT family acetyltransferase gives MPTEVRLAQTTDAEGISQVILAALHDSNARDYPADVIARVASNFTPEAVVGLLARRTVLVATQDDVIVATAALDANVVRSVFVNPALQGQGIGRLLMIEIELRAREAGVTSLHVPSSLTAEPFYTKLGFHTVRDVYHGNERTLVMEKALSSRHPIGVYRDRAHRAQVVALWQAAFGYDAAHNTPGLAIDKKLAVNDGLFFVATDKKAVIGTILAGYDGHRGWLYSVAVHDDYRRQGLGASLVRHAEQALTALGCMKINLQITSGNDAVMGFYEALGYGAEPRISMGKKVLGNIPGDKV, from the coding sequence ATGCCCACTGAAGTTCGTCTCGCCCAAACCACTGACGCCGAGGGCATCAGCCAGGTCATCCTGGCGGCCCTGCATGACAGCAACGCCCGGGATTATCCGGCGGATGTGATTGCGCGGGTGGCGAGCAACTTTACCCCCGAGGCTGTCGTGGGGTTGCTGGCGCGGCGAACGGTGCTGGTGGCGACCCAGGATGACGTGATCGTCGCCACTGCCGCGCTGGATGCCAATGTGGTGCGCTCGGTGTTCGTCAATCCGGCGCTGCAAGGGCAGGGCATCGGGCGTTTGTTGATGATTGAAATCGAGTTGCGCGCCCGGGAAGCCGGGGTGACATCGCTGCATGTGCCGTCGTCGCTGACCGCGGAGCCGTTCTATACCAAGCTGGGGTTTCACACGGTGCGCGACGTTTACCATGGCAATGAGCGCACGCTGGTGATGGAGAAGGCGTTGTCATCGCGCCATCCCATCGGCGTCTACCGCGACCGGGCGCATCGGGCGCAGGTGGTGGCGCTGTGGCAGGCGGCGTTTGGTTATGACGCAGCGCATAACACGCCGGGCCTGGCGATCGACAAGAAGTTGGCGGTGAACGATGGGTTGTTCTTCGTGGCCACCGACAAGAAGGCGGTGATTGGCACCATCCTCGCAGGCTACGACGGGCATCGTGGCTGGCTGTATTCGGTGGCGGTGCATGACGATTATCGGCGACAGGGCTTGGGCGCTTCGCTGGTGCGGCATGCGGAGCAGGCGTTGACCGCCTTGGGCTGCATGAAGATCAATCTGCAGATCACCAGCGGCAATGATGCGGTGATGGGGTTTTATGAGGCGCTGGGTTATGGCGCGGAGCCGCGGATCAGCATGGGCAAGAAGGTTCTGGGGAATATCCCGGGGGATAAAGTCTGA
- the ctlX gene encoding citrulline utilization hydrolase CtlX, whose protein sequence is MQTTNTVLMIRPAHFAFNPDTAINNRFQRAPLDPLAAQHKALQEFDGYVDTLRHHGVEVLVVQDTPAPHTPDSIFPNNWWSSHADGSLVLYPMEGQNRRLERDKGVLQVLEQRFAIKDTIDFSHLEQQNMFLEGTGSMVLDRQHRISYACHSGRTHQDALRQFAERLGYQVCVFHAVDRHHAPIYHSNVMMSVGRDLSVVCLQALPDDHERQALEGSLRGTGKDIVALDFEQLEAFAGNMLEVHDRDGQPLLVMSASAWGSLKPAQRQHVERHTRPVVVNIDNIERIGGGSARCMLAEVHLPARPSFQ, encoded by the coding sequence ATGCAAACCACCAATACCGTCTTGATGATCCGCCCGGCGCACTTCGCCTTCAACCCGGACACCGCGATCAACAACCGCTTCCAGCGCGCGCCCCTCGATCCGTTGGCGGCACAGCACAAAGCGCTGCAAGAGTTCGACGGCTACGTCGACACCCTGCGCCATCACGGCGTGGAAGTACTGGTGGTTCAAGACACCCCCGCTCCCCACACCCCGGATTCGATTTTCCCCAACAACTGGTGGAGCAGCCACGCCGACGGCAGCCTGGTGCTGTACCCGATGGAAGGCCAGAACCGCCGCCTGGAGCGCGACAAAGGTGTGCTCCAAGTGCTGGAGCAGCGTTTCGCGATCAAAGACACCATCGACTTCAGCCACCTCGAACAACAGAACATGTTCCTCGAAGGCACCGGCAGCATGGTCCTCGACCGCCAGCACCGCATCAGCTATGCGTGCCACTCGGGGCGTACGCATCAGGATGCCCTGCGCCAGTTCGCCGAACGCCTGGGCTACCAGGTCTGCGTGTTCCATGCCGTCGACCGCCACCACGCGCCGATCTACCACAGCAACGTGATGATGAGCGTCGGCCGCGACCTCTCCGTGGTGTGCTTGCAAGCGCTGCCCGACGACCACGAGCGCCAGGCCCTGGAAGGCTCCCTGCGCGGCACCGGAAAAGACATCGTCGCCCTGGACTTCGAACAGTTGGAAGCCTTCGCCGGCAACATGCTCGAAGTCCACGACCGCGACGGCCAGCCGCTGCTGGTGATGTCGGCCAGCGCCTGGGGCTCGCTCAAGCCCGCCCAGCGCCAGCATGTGGAACGTCACACCCGCCCGGTGGTGGTGAACATCGACAACATCGAACGCATCGGCGGCGGCAGTGCGCGCTGCATGTTGGCCGAAGTGCATCTGCCCGCCCGCCCCTCATTTCAATAA
- a CDS encoding ornithine cyclodeaminase translates to MTRYIDVNDLSYLVSQKGLQTCITEMAEYIRADYLRWQDFEKCARLANHSPEGVIELMPVSDASLYAFKYVNGHPKNTQSGMLTVMAFGALGDVDTGKPVLLAEMTLTTAIRTAATSALVARYLARDNSRSMALIGNGSQSEFQALAFHAMLGINEIRLFDIDAKATAKLAANLKAFPAIKVILAGSVAEAVKGADIVTTVTADKAYATILTNEMIEPGMHLNAVGGDCPGKTELDRRIVERARVIVEYEPQSRIEGEIQHMPEDSPVTELWQVINGQAPGRENARQVTLFDSVGFAIEDYSALRYVLDVAKALDVGSELELVPDLADPKDLFARLAQPPAAQHKKRA, encoded by the coding sequence ATGACCCGCTATATCGACGTCAACGACTTGAGCTACCTGGTTTCGCAAAAAGGCCTGCAAACCTGCATCACCGAGATGGCCGAGTACATCCGCGCCGATTACCTGCGCTGGCAGGACTTTGAAAAATGCGCGCGCCTGGCCAACCATTCCCCCGAGGGCGTGATCGAGCTGATGCCGGTGTCCGACGCCTCGCTGTACGCCTTCAAATACGTGAACGGCCACCCGAAAAACACCCAGAGCGGCATGCTTACCGTAATGGCCTTCGGCGCCCTGGGCGATGTGGACACCGGCAAACCGGTACTGCTGGCCGAAATGACCCTGACCACCGCGATCCGCACCGCCGCCACCTCGGCCCTGGTGGCGCGCTACCTGGCCCGGGACAACAGCCGCAGCATGGCGCTGATCGGCAACGGCTCCCAAAGCGAGTTCCAGGCCCTGGCCTTCCACGCGATGCTGGGCATCAATGAAATCCGCCTGTTCGACATCGACGCCAAGGCCACCGCCAAACTGGCGGCCAACCTGAAAGCCTTCCCGGCGATCAAAGTGATCCTGGCAGGCAGCGTGGCCGAAGCCGTGAAAGGTGCCGACATCGTCACCACCGTCACCGCCGACAAGGCCTACGCCACCATCCTCACGAACGAGATGATCGAACCGGGCATGCACCTCAATGCCGTGGGCGGCGACTGCCCCGGCAAGACCGAGCTGGACCGACGAATCGTCGAACGTGCCCGCGTGATCGTCGAGTACGAACCGCAAAGCCGCATTGAAGGCGAGATCCAGCATATGCCGGAAGATTCGCCGGTCACCGAGCTGTGGCAAGTGATCAACGGCCAGGCCCCGGGCCGCGAAAATGCGCGCCAGGTCACCCTGTTCGACTCGGTGGGTTTTGCCATCGAAGACTACTCGGCATTGCGTTACGTGCTGGACGTGGCCAAGGCGCTGGACGTGGGCAGCGAACTGGAACTGGTGCCGGACCTCGCCGACCCCAAAGACCTGTTTGCCCGCCTGGCCCAGCCACCGGCCGCACAGCACAAAAAGCGCGCCTGA